The bacterium genomic sequence CCGAGGAACTGCTGCCGCACGCCGAGGATCTCGCGGGCCCGGTCCATCTCCGCGCGCCGCACGGCCGCGAGGTTCGCGCGGATCTCGGGGCGCTCCATGGCCTTGTTCAGGATGTCGCCGCGCTCGCCGCCGGTGAGGGTACAGACCAGGACATCGACGCCTTCCCGCGCGTATCGGGCCATCGTCGCGGCGCCCTTGCTCGACTCGTCGTCCGGGTGCGCGTGCACGGCCATCAGCCGGAGGGGGGCGTCGCCCTCCAGGCCGGCACAAGCCGCGGCGTGATCGGTGGTCACGGCAGACAAGAACGTCCCCTTCGTGCATGATTGATGGACAAGCCCGGCATGACGCCGCTGCCTCGCCGGGGTTTCAAGCGTCGGCATCGCGGCTACGCTGACAGGTCATTGTGCAT encodes the following:
- a CDS encoding PIG-L family deacetylase produces the protein MAVHAHPDDESSKGAATMARYAREGVDVLVCTLTGGERGDILNKAMERPEIRANLAAVRRAEMDRAREILGVRQQFLG